One stretch of Paenibacillus sp. AN1007 DNA includes these proteins:
- a CDS encoding GreA/GreB family elongation factor has protein sequence MNRSTPLHNCREQLVSQLLTLGEEKRAFLDAYFDVRNAERVQLDKQLTAYTERVEQLLAGPDELLNSVVLIGSQIELEYVDFHTSDALTIVMPEEADPDAGQISFLSPVGRQLLLGSKGEIRAISTPSGSMRIRIVDIQWASESNKGKVQEAGQMDDLKPNPQQGFTQGGANHAL, from the coding sequence ATGAACCGTAGTACTCCACTTCACAATTGTAGAGAACAGCTGGTAAGTCAGCTATTAACCCTGGGCGAAGAGAAAAGAGCTTTTCTTGACGCTTATTTTGACGTGCGTAATGCCGAGCGTGTGCAGCTGGATAAACAGCTGACAGCTTATACGGAACGAGTGGAGCAGCTGCTCGCCGGACCGGATGAGCTTCTGAATTCCGTCGTGCTGATCGGCAGTCAGATTGAACTGGAGTATGTTGATTTCCATACGTCGGATGCGCTAACCATTGTTATGCCGGAGGAAGCAGACCCGGATGCAGGGCAGATTTCATTCCTTTCTCCTGTAGGACGTCAGCTGCTGCTCGGCAGCAAAGGTGAAATAAGAGCAATCTCTACTCCGTCAGGTTCCATGAGGATTCGAATTGTGGACATTCAGTGGGCTTCCGAGTCGAACAAAGGAAAGGTACAGGAAGCCGGACAGATGGACGACCTGAAACCAAATCCGCAGCAAGGTTTCACTCAAGGAGGTGCGAATCATGCACTTTAA
- a CDS encoding cation:proton antiporter regulatory subunit: MHFKETDLPGIGRKFWLHTRSGEHLVIVVHNDERRDLFHMESGDQAEELGDMVSLVTLDDDEARAVAAIVGGMTYKPQFQNEREVMLEGLLIEWLRIEPHAACVGKTIGELNIRQVTGVAILAAIDKEKEKQFNPGPEYVFTSGATIVVAGERDQLKQLKQWLTDGRM, encoded by the coding sequence ATGCACTTTAAAGAGACGGACCTGCCGGGGATCGGACGCAAATTTTGGCTTCACACCCGCAGCGGAGAACATCTTGTTATCGTGGTTCATAATGATGAGCGGCGTGATCTGTTTCATATGGAATCAGGAGATCAGGCAGAAGAACTGGGAGATATGGTTTCGCTGGTGACGCTTGATGACGATGAAGCAAGGGCTGTAGCAGCGATTGTTGGCGGCATGACGTATAAACCCCAGTTTCAGAACGAGCGGGAAGTGATGCTGGAAGGGCTGCTTATCGAATGGCTTCGCATTGAACCCCATGCTGCCTGTGTCGGAAAGACAATCGGGGAATTGAATATCCGGCAGGTAACCGGTGTGGCAATTCTGGCGGCCATCGACAAAGAGAAGGAAAAACAATTTAATCCGGGACCAGAGTACGTGTTTACCAGTGGGGCAACGATCGTTGTTGCGGGTGAACGTGATCAGCTCAAGCAGCTTAAGCAATGGTTGACCGATGGACGGATGTAG
- a CDS encoding cation:proton antiporter, with product MDMLIFEVGVAVALITLTGLISTRLRFSVIPFYILIGMAVGPHAPQFGIVDLRFIESSSFIEFMGRLGILFLLFYLGLEFSVSRLLKSGKAILTGGIFYVGLNFVSGLLLGWFMNLPLQETMVVCGIMTSSSTAIVAKVLVDLKRTANPETEIIMGMIMFDDLFIAIHISILTGLVLSGATSFGSVLLVSLSALLFIVLFLIIGRKSIKYIDKALNIKSSELFLLTIMTLLFLVAGFSETLHVAEAIGALMIGLVLGESRHVSRIEQHIMPFKDFFGAIFFFSFGLTIEPSTLGGAVGMTVIAVILTILSNFGAGMIAGKMAGVSNKASLNVGFTLVSRGEFSIIMANIGKAGGLMASIQSFAVLYVLILAVLGPILTKESPKLYARYERFRNRTKRKETG from the coding sequence ATGGATATGCTCATATTCGAAGTGGGGGTTGCCGTTGCGCTAATTACGCTTACAGGATTAATATCTACACGACTACGATTTTCGGTTATTCCATTTTACATTCTAATCGGTATGGCTGTTGGACCGCATGCACCACAGTTTGGCATTGTGGATTTACGATTTATCGAAAGCTCGTCTTTTATCGAATTTATGGGCAGGCTGGGAATCTTATTTTTATTGTTTTATCTGGGATTGGAGTTCTCGGTTTCCCGGTTATTAAAATCGGGTAAAGCGATTCTTACCGGTGGTATATTCTATGTCGGTCTTAATTTTGTCTCAGGCCTGCTGCTCGGCTGGTTCATGAATCTGCCGCTTCAGGAGACGATGGTCGTATGCGGGATCATGACCAGCTCGTCTACGGCCATTGTTGCCAAAGTACTCGTGGATTTGAAGCGGACTGCGAATCCCGAGACAGAGATTATTATGGGTATGATTATGTTTGACGACTTGTTTATTGCTATTCATATTTCCATTCTGACCGGTCTTGTGCTTAGCGGGGCAACTTCGTTTGGAAGTGTACTGCTCGTATCTTTATCTGCTTTGCTGTTTATTGTGCTGTTCCTGATTATTGGCAGGAAGAGTATTAAATATATTGATAAGGCACTTAATATCAAGTCATCGGAGTTATTTCTGCTCACGATTATGACACTGCTGTTCCTGGTGGCGGGTTTCTCGGAGACGCTGCATGTTGCTGAAGCCATCGGAGCGTTAATGATTGGACTTGTTCTCGGTGAGTCCAGACATGTCAGCCGAATTGAACAGCATATTATGCCGTTCAAAGACTTTTTTGGTGCCATATTTTTCTTCAGCTTTGGCCTGACGATTGAGCCATCGACCCTCGGCGGAGCTGTAGGGATGACGGTGATTGCTGTTATTCTGACGATTCTGAGCAACTTTGGTGCGGGCATGATTGCAGGTAAAATGGCTGGGGTATCGAACAAAGCCTCTTTGAATGTTGGTTTTACACTGGTGTCCCGGGGCGAATTCTCGATTATCATGGCCAACATCGGCAAGGCCGGGGGACTTATGGCCTCCATTCAATCCTTCGCCGTGTTATACGTGCTGATACTGGCTGTACTGGGGCCTATTTTGACAAAAGAGTCTCCTAAGCTCTATGCACGTTATGAACGATTCAGGAATCGGACGAAACGTAAAGAGACGGGATAA
- a CDS encoding expansin EXLX1 family cellulose-binding protein has product MSRKSRFQRFGWSAAGMLLGLILFALPASAAWNDTYQGYATYTGSGYSGGAVLLDPIPADMKITALNPYQLNYNGVKAALAGAYLEVQGPKGKTVVYVTDLYPEGASGALDLSPNAFNQIGDPQAGKIDVSWKVVKAPIEGNVSYRIKEGSSQWWAAIQVRNHKYPVLKFEVKQKDGSWLSLEKQDYNHFLGTGLGKEKLSIRITDIRGKVVYDTIPALPNDGSGGAAIVPGHVQFPD; this is encoded by the coding sequence ATGAGCAGGAAAAGTAGATTCCAGCGTTTCGGATGGTCTGCCGCAGGTATGCTGCTTGGTCTTATCTTATTTGCGCTCCCAGCATCTGCAGCCTGGAATGATACATATCAAGGATACGCCACCTATACGGGCTCCGGTTACTCAGGTGGTGCTGTGCTGCTTGATCCGATTCCGGCAGACATGAAGATTACAGCACTCAATCCGTATCAGCTCAATTATAACGGGGTCAAAGCAGCTTTAGCTGGAGCCTATCTGGAAGTTCAGGGACCCAAAGGCAAAACTGTAGTATATGTAACGGATCTGTACCCGGAAGGAGCCAGTGGAGCACTGGACCTTTCGCCTAACGCGTTTAACCAGATCGGCGATCCCCAAGCCGGGAAGATCGATGTCAGCTGGAAGGTTGTCAAAGCTCCGATTGAAGGGAATGTATCTTACCGGATCAAGGAAGGCAGCAGTCAGTGGTGGGCAGCCATTCAGGTCCGCAATCATAAATATCCGGTGCTGAAGTTTGAAGTGAAACAGAAGGACGGTTCATGGCTTAGTCTGGAGAAACAAGATTATAACCATTTCCTTGGCACCGGGCTGGGTAAGGAGAAATTAAGTATTCGGATCACCGATATTCGTGGTAAAGTGGTGTATGACACCATTCCGGCTCTGCCGAATGATGGATCGGGTGGTGCAGCCATTGTACCGGGTCACGTACAGTTCCCGGATTAA
- a CDS encoding NADP-dependent oxidoreductase: protein MKAIVIEAFGGPEQLKEKEVQKPACGVNQVLIRTHAASVNPVDFKIRQGHLKEAADQLPMILGGDVAGTVVQAGSNVTRFREGDRVFARPRQFGTYAEYVAVDADIVARIPEQLSFEEAAAIPLAAMTAWQALVDHGRLGKGQKVLIHAGAGGVGTYAIQIAKSLGAEVASTASAGNEDLLRSLGVDHFINYKEQDFSQVLSDYDVVLDTMGGDIQRNSFKVLKSGGRLISLVEQPDEELAKEEGVTGSVFMMEPKGDQLEQLAELAADGKLRSIIDGTYPLTEQGLRDAHEKSESHHTRGKLVITAN from the coding sequence ATGAAAGCAATTGTGATTGAAGCATTTGGCGGACCGGAACAATTAAAAGAAAAGGAAGTGCAGAAGCCGGCATGCGGTGTGAATCAGGTATTGATCCGCACACATGCAGCGTCTGTGAATCCAGTTGACTTCAAAATAAGACAAGGTCATCTGAAGGAGGCAGCAGATCAGCTGCCAATGATTCTGGGTGGTGACGTGGCAGGTACTGTAGTCCAAGCAGGATCGAACGTTACCCGTTTCAGAGAAGGGGATCGTGTATTTGCCCGCCCGCGTCAATTCGGAACCTATGCGGAATACGTTGCTGTAGATGCAGATATTGTGGCCCGCATTCCTGAGCAGCTGAGCTTTGAAGAGGCGGCGGCCATTCCGCTCGCTGCAATGACAGCTTGGCAGGCGCTGGTTGATCATGGTCGTTTGGGCAAAGGTCAGAAGGTTCTCATTCATGCAGGTGCGGGTGGAGTAGGGACTTATGCGATCCAGATCGCCAAATCTTTGGGTGCTGAAGTGGCTTCTACCGCGAGTGCAGGGAATGAAGATTTATTACGCTCGCTCGGTGTGGACCATTTCATTAACTACAAAGAACAGGACTTCTCTCAAGTTCTCTCCGATTACGATGTTGTATTGGATACGATGGGTGGCGACATCCAGCGGAACAGCTTCAAGGTATTGAAATCTGGCGGGCGTCTAATCTCTCTTGTGGAACAGCCGGATGAAGAGCTGGCGAAGGAAGAGGGTGTAACGGGCAGCGTGTTTATGATGGAGCCGAAGGGAGACCAGCTTGAACAGTTGGCTGAGCTTGCTGCGGATGGGAAGCTGAGATCGATTATTGATGGAACATATCCACTGACTGAACAGGGCCTGCGTGATGCTCACGAAAAAAGTGAATCGCATCATACACGGGGCAAACTGGTTATAACCGCAAATTAG
- a CDS encoding cyclase family protein, which translates to MTNELIQAIQVLKEKKWVDLTHTFGPESPHFSAFDAAQFDTLFNHDQGFFAQSFKFPGQYGTHLDAPIHFVRDTRYLDELGLKELVLPLVVIDQSEAVKNNPDFALEVEHIVEFEKEHGRIEADSFVALRTDWSKRWPNHQDFDNKDADGNNHAPGWSVAALTFLFEERNIKAIGHETFDTDAAVDYQKNGALLAEYYVLAQDTYQVELLTNLDQVPAKGAVIFNIVPKAEKASGFPVRSFAILP; encoded by the coding sequence ATGACGAACGAACTTATTCAAGCCATTCAGGTGTTAAAAGAAAAAAAATGGGTAGATCTTACCCATACTTTCGGCCCGGAATCTCCGCATTTCTCTGCTTTTGATGCTGCGCAGTTCGATACACTGTTTAACCATGATCAGGGATTCTTCGCCCAAAGCTTCAAGTTCCCGGGTCAATACGGCACTCATCTGGATGCGCCAATCCATTTCGTGCGTGATACACGCTACCTGGATGAGTTGGGACTCAAGGAGCTTGTGCTGCCTCTCGTCGTCATTGATCAGTCCGAGGCTGTGAAGAACAATCCCGACTTTGCCTTGGAAGTGGAGCACATTGTTGAATTTGAGAAAGAGCATGGCAGAATCGAAGCAGACAGCTTCGTGGCGCTCCGAACCGATTGGAGCAAACGCTGGCCGAACCATCAAGATTTTGACAACAAAGATGCTGACGGGAACAACCATGCGCCGGGATGGTCTGTAGCGGCGTTAACATTTCTGTTCGAGGAACGGAACATTAAAGCGATCGGCCATGAAACGTTTGATACGGATGCTGCAGTCGATTATCAGAAAAATGGGGCTCTATTAGCCGAGTATTATGTGCTTGCTCAGGATACATATCAAGTAGAACTGTTAACGAATCTGGATCAGGTTCCAGCGAAAGGCGCCGTAATCTTCAATATCGTTCCGAAAGCGGAAAAAGCATCCGGATTTCCCGTGCGGTCATTTGCCATTCTGCCCTAA
- a CDS encoding MFS transporter: MTTWFLIIIYLAFISLGLPDSLLGSSWPVIWPEIESSVGAAGLVSMITAAGTIVSSLASGYMVRKLGTGSITLLSCLLTAVSLLGFSIAPSLVWFIILAVPLGLGAGAVDAALNHYVAEHYGPHHMNWLHCFWGVGAATGPFIMAASITGQHSWRGGYTAVALIQFGLVVVLLLTLPLWKRVAATRSKPDLPSIKPREEMDKVLPTKLLNIKGVRPTLVVFMLYCGVEMTVGLWGASYLVGTRNVSAETAASWISLYYGGITLGRLITGFITLKISNLLLIRFGQWTTIAGGIVLLLPLPPVFAAGGLILIGLGLAPIYPGLLHETPTRFGKGSAARLMGYQMAVAYTGTTLLPPLFGLLASHTGTASFPMVVLVMFVLMLICAETVNRLIVKPQQAGR; encoded by the coding sequence TTGACAACCTGGTTTTTAATTATCATCTACTTGGCATTTATCAGTTTGGGGCTCCCGGATTCTCTTTTGGGTTCGTCATGGCCGGTCATATGGCCTGAGATTGAATCTTCGGTTGGCGCTGCAGGCCTGGTCTCTATGATTACTGCTGCTGGAACCATCGTCTCGAGTCTCGCCAGCGGATATATGGTCCGCAAATTGGGCACAGGCAGTATTACCTTATTAAGCTGTTTGCTCACTGCGGTTTCCCTGCTTGGATTCTCCATAGCCCCTTCTCTGGTTTGGTTCATTATATTGGCTGTCCCGCTTGGACTAGGTGCAGGTGCGGTGGATGCGGCGCTGAATCATTATGTGGCAGAGCACTACGGGCCCCATCATATGAACTGGCTGCATTGTTTCTGGGGTGTAGGTGCAGCGACGGGGCCCTTCATCATGGCAGCATCTATTACGGGTCAGCATTCCTGGAGAGGCGGCTACACAGCCGTTGCCCTTATTCAATTCGGTCTCGTAGTGGTGCTTCTGCTGACCCTGCCATTGTGGAAACGTGTGGCGGCGACCCGCTCAAAGCCGGACCTGCCGAGCATCAAGCCAAGGGAGGAAATGGACAAAGTTTTACCGACTAAGCTCCTGAATATAAAAGGGGTTAGACCTACCCTTGTTGTTTTTATGCTCTATTGCGGCGTTGAAATGACTGTTGGGCTGTGGGGAGCCAGCTATCTCGTCGGCACAAGAAATGTATCTGCAGAAACGGCTGCCAGCTGGATATCGCTCTATTATGGGGGGATCACGTTAGGAAGGTTAATTACGGGCTTTATTACATTAAAGATCTCTAATCTCCTGCTCATCCGCTTCGGTCAATGGACGACGATCGCCGGCGGCATTGTTCTGCTGCTTCCCCTGCCTCCGGTGTTCGCTGCAGGTGGACTAATACTGATCGGCCTCGGTCTGGCTCCAATCTATCCCGGACTTCTGCATGAAACTCCCACCCGGTTCGGTAAAGGGAGTGCAGCCAGACTCATGGGTTACCAGATGGCGGTTGCTTATACCGGAACTACGCTGCTTCCGCCGCTGTTTGGACTGCTGGCATCGCATACAGGAACGGCCTCTTTTCCAATGGTTGTCCTGGTCATGTTTGTTCTGATGCTGATCTGTGCAGAGACGGTTAACCGTTTAATCGTGAAACCACAGCAAGCAGGGAGGTGA
- a CDS encoding ROK family protein, translated as MRKANATMMKHINMNNVREVMQQIGTATKPQLASLTSLSVVTINALIQELCDGGELIQDKIVPSNGGRPAQAYRYNFNYKLALVLSMKEMRGQQLISASVINLENEVVMKEESLLPVFDKEHVLHLIARFTAANPSIQMIGMGIPGQAVDGDITVSSHEELIHSQLIREIEDKFQMKVLVENDVNAAISGYCTQHANLQEQSVAGIYFPHRYPPGMGMVLNGQIIRGKNGMFGEIKYLPYSPDWKQEMSKKDFINQVCRTLHTVNAVAAPHQIVVYQERVEKQELDLAWRQYTEEHTMPTLPEIVHQDAFQDDFNTGLKEMVLQTLKSSILSDAL; from the coding sequence ATGAGAAAAGCTAATGCTACAATGATGAAACACATCAATATGAATAATGTGCGTGAAGTCATGCAGCAGATCGGAACTGCAACGAAACCACAGCTCGCTTCGTTAACCAGTCTCAGCGTGGTCACAATTAACGCACTGATTCAGGAGTTATGCGACGGTGGAGAACTGATTCAGGATAAAATCGTGCCTTCCAATGGCGGTCGTCCTGCCCAGGCATATCGATATAATTTTAACTATAAGCTCGCGCTTGTTCTGTCCATGAAAGAGATGAGAGGTCAGCAGTTAATCTCGGCCTCGGTAATTAATCTTGAGAATGAGGTTGTAATGAAGGAAGAGAGCCTCCTGCCTGTTTTTGATAAAGAGCATGTGCTGCATCTCATTGCACGTTTCACAGCAGCAAATCCTTCCATCCAGATGATCGGCATGGGAATCCCGGGGCAGGCCGTAGATGGGGACATTACCGTGAGCAGTCATGAGGAGCTTATTCACTCCCAATTGATTCGGGAGATTGAGGATAAGTTCCAGATGAAAGTACTCGTAGAGAATGATGTGAATGCCGCGATCAGCGGATATTGTACACAGCATGCCAATCTTCAGGAGCAGAGTGTGGCAGGCATTTATTTTCCGCATCGTTATCCGCCAGGTATGGGGATGGTGCTGAACGGACAGATCATTCGTGGCAAAAATGGCATGTTTGGAGAGATCAAGTATCTTCCGTACTCCCCTGATTGGAAGCAGGAAATGAGTAAGAAGGATTTTATAAACCAGGTATGCCGGACGCTGCACACGGTTAATGCCGTTGCGGCCCCACATCAGATTGTAGTCTATCAGGAACGGGTGGAGAAACAAGAATTGGACTTGGCATGGAGACAGTACACCGAAGAACACACGATGCCGACTCTGCCGGAGATCGTTCATCAGGACGCGTTCCAGGATGATTTTAATACGGGATTAAAAGAAATGGTTCTTCAAACGTTGAAGTCTTCCATTTTATCGGATGCTTTATGA
- a CDS encoding sugar O-acetyltransferase, which yields MREEERMMKGMLFNPADPDLKTVKRRAHDLSQRYSQTFEEQTEERQQILQRLVGEMGEGGYIQGPIFFHYGVHTRIGRRFFGNYNLTIQDDAQVTIGDYTSFGPNVTIVTPVHPLIASERRQMLDQHGELKSLCYAKPVTIGNDVWLSANVTVCGGVTIGDGCVIGAGSVVTRDIPPHSLAAGVPCRVMRSITEADSMRNYPDILADCQVPES from the coding sequence ATGCGTGAAGAAGAGAGAATGATGAAGGGCATGTTATTTAATCCGGCTGACCCGGACTTAAAGACAGTAAAGCGGCGGGCTCACGATCTCAGCCAGCGTTACAGTCAGACCTTTGAGGAGCAGACGGAGGAAAGACAGCAGATATTACAGCGGTTGGTGGGGGAAATGGGGGAGGGCGGATATATACAAGGCCCCATATTCTTTCATTACGGCGTGCATACCCGGATTGGCCGCCGCTTCTTCGGTAATTACAATCTGACTATACAGGATGATGCGCAGGTGACGATCGGAGATTACACCAGCTTTGGGCCCAACGTCACCATCGTGACGCCTGTTCATCCTTTGATCGCAAGTGAGCGGAGACAGATGCTGGATCAGCATGGCGAATTGAAATCACTCTGTTACGCCAAACCTGTTACGATTGGTAACGATGTATGGCTGTCCGCGAATGTTACCGTGTGCGGGGGTGTAACCATTGGTGACGGCTGTGTCATTGGAGCAGGCAGTGTGGTTACACGTGATATTCCGCCGCATTCGCTTGCAGCAGGTGTGCCGTGCAGAGTCATGCGCAGCATTACCGAAGCGGACAGCATGCGGAATTACCCCGATATTTTGGCGGACTGCCAAGTGCCGGAATCATAG
- a CDS encoding ABC transporter substrate-binding protein — protein MKKRTLVTLLLILVLVISGCSVKTKTESQEQNKPSDTDQTAPKAVDIELLAMSSSESDVNIVRDQLTKNGFNVKLNLQPDYGSFKSQQDAGNYDIALSSWTTVTGNPDYAVRSLFKTGGDYSIVADKEIDKLIDQAATQTPEAYKNTYKQLEDRLVTDQAYIAPLYISMKSQAVNKDILNVDTVRLSKSRALAWEPIEFKDSTKNSKDPLILTQAASVLTSLDPIKGNDGSINQINTNLYVRLVNLTDDDQLTADGSLSRNFTIADGNSDYYFVLRDDINFAKIENKKAVDTGERVGADDVIFSLDRARNKDSVPDHRTYSLHEHIKQAELVTDLNALESVKQSGGSGSVLEALNQGLDSDIKELVSDKTQANNGAGKYQVVKVTTTEPFPQVLNYLAHQSAGIVSKKQVESINTYDVASFDVNKDIPYGDQNTVTEGAGYNNTLYTSGPYILSYKNDYEGVFLKNPGYRKGSDFAPKIDQVNVRFIADPDSALSALRSSEIHLYYGVSETKNDIIQNDSKLQLQSIPSNAVSYLLFNTANREVAKSSDLRKAVLYSINQDEILQFYKNNKLKAYSTVSPLVQTGNELKADPAKVKQFLSSYNTSK, from the coding sequence ATGAAAAAACGTACACTTGTCACCCTGCTGCTGATTCTCGTGCTTGTGATCTCCGGCTGCAGTGTAAAAACAAAAACGGAATCTCAGGAGCAGAACAAACCGTCCGATACCGACCAGACTGCTCCTAAAGCAGTGGACATCGAGCTGCTTGCCATGAGTTCTTCCGAGAGCGATGTCAACATTGTCCGCGACCAACTGACCAAAAATGGCTTCAATGTGAAGTTGAATCTGCAGCCGGATTACGGCAGCTTCAAATCTCAGCAGGATGCAGGCAACTACGATATCGCATTGTCCAGCTGGACAACGGTAACGGGCAATCCGGACTATGCGGTGCGCTCCCTTTTCAAAACAGGCGGAGATTACAGCATCGTTGCGGATAAAGAAATCGACAAGCTCATCGATCAGGCTGCCACCCAAACACCTGAAGCGTACAAAAATACGTATAAACAGCTGGAAGACCGTCTGGTTACCGATCAGGCATATATCGCTCCGCTGTATATCTCTATGAAAAGTCAGGCTGTAAACAAAGACATACTGAATGTCGATACGGTTCGCCTGTCCAAATCCCGTGCGCTGGCATGGGAGCCGATTGAGTTCAAGGACAGCACCAAAAACAGCAAAGATCCATTGATTTTGACCCAAGCTGCATCCGTACTGACTTCCCTTGACCCGATCAAAGGAAACGATGGTTCAATTAACCAGATTAATACCAATCTGTATGTTCGTCTCGTCAACTTGACGGATGATGATCAACTGACGGCTGACGGGTCACTTTCACGAAATTTCACAATTGCTGACGGAAATTCCGATTACTATTTTGTTCTGCGTGACGACATCAATTTTGCCAAAATTGAGAACAAGAAAGCAGTAGATACCGGCGAACGCGTAGGTGCGGATGACGTGATCTTCTCTCTCGACCGTGCCAGAAATAAAGACTCCGTTCCAGATCACCGCACATACAGTCTGCACGAACATATCAAGCAGGCAGAGCTGGTTACCGACTTGAACGCCTTGGAATCCGTTAAACAATCCGGGGGCAGCGGGTCCGTGCTCGAAGCTCTGAATCAAGGACTGGATAGCGATATCAAGGAACTTGTCAGCGATAAAACACAAGCCAATAACGGTGCGGGCAAATACCAGGTGGTTAAAGTGACCACCACTGAACCGTTCCCGCAGGTGCTGAACTATCTGGCCCACCAATCCGCAGGAATCGTATCCAAGAAACAAGTGGAAAGCATCAACACATATGATGTCGCATCCTTCGATGTGAACAAGGATATTCCTTATGGTGACCAAAATACCGTAACCGAAGGTGCAGGCTATAACAACACACTTTATACCAGCGGCCCTTATATCCTTTCTTATAAAAATGACTACGAAGGCGTCTTTCTGAAAAACCCGGGATACCGTAAAGGTTCGGACTTCGCTCCGAAGATTGATCAGGTTAATGTACGCTTCATCGCTGATCCGGACAGTGCCCTGTCTGCGCTTCGCAGCAGTGAAATCCACCTGTACTACGGGGTGTCTGAGACCAAAAATGATATTATCCAGAATGACAGCAAACTGCAGCTGCAGAGCATTCCGAGCAATGCCGTATCCTATCTGCTGTTCAACACAGCTAACCGAGAAGTGGCCAAGAGCAGTGATCTGAGAAAAGCGGTACTGTATTCCATTAATCAGGATGAGATTCTGCAGTTCTACAAAAATAACAAACTCAAAGCTTACTCCACCGTAAGCCCGCTTGTTCAAACCGGAAACGAACTGAAAGCTGATCCGGCCAAAGTGAAACAATTCCTGAGCAGCTATAACACATCAAAATAA